In Sphingobacteriaceae bacterium, the following proteins share a genomic window:
- a CDS encoding NADH-quinone oxidoreductase subunit F (part of NADH-ubiquinone oxidoreductase complex I; shuttles electrons from NADH, via FMN and iron-sulfur (Fe-S) centers, to quinones in the respiratory chain; NuoF is part of the soluble NADH dehydrogenase fragment, which represents the electron input part of NADH dehydrogenase), with protein MGKKLLIHNDKVPGIHTLEVYRSNGGYASVEKALKNMTPDQVTDEVKKSGLRGRGGAGFPTGLKWSFLAKPEGVPRYLVCNADESEPGTFKDRYLMEKIPHALIEGMITSSYALGAKTSYIYIRGEYFYVARILEVAIAEAYAAGLLGKNILGTDFSHDCHVQVGGGAYICGEETALLESLEGKRGNPRIKPPFPAVAGLWGCPTVVNNVETIAAVCPIVMMGGEEYAKIGIGKSTGTKLISASGHINKPGVYEIELGVPVEEFIYSEEYCGGIRNGKKMKAVVAGGSSVPILPTELILKTAKGEPRLMTYESLGDGGFATGTMLGSGGFIVMDEDTSIVKNLFTFARFYHHESCGQCSPCREGTGWMEKILKKFLNGTANESDVELLWDIQSKIEGKTICPLGEAAAWPVAAAIRHFKHEFLEIARNKKFVDISHYNRLNQIVA; from the coding sequence ATGGGTAAAAAATTATTAATACACAACGATAAAGTGCCGGGAATTCACACTCTGGAGGTCTATCGTTCAAATGGAGGTTATGCTTCAGTAGAGAAAGCACTGAAAAACATGACCCCTGATCAGGTAACGGATGAGGTAAAAAAATCAGGTCTGCGTGGACGTGGGGGCGCTGGTTTCCCGACGGGACTTAAATGGAGCTTTTTAGCAAAACCTGAAGGTGTGCCTCGTTATTTGGTTTGTAATGCAGATGAATCGGAACCTGGAACCTTTAAGGACCGGTATTTGATGGAGAAAATTCCTCATGCTTTAATTGAAGGCATGATTACTTCTTCTTATGCACTCGGGGCAAAAACATCTTATATCTATATCCGCGGAGAATATTTTTATGTTGCGCGTATTTTAGAAGTTGCTATTGCGGAAGCTTATGCTGCTGGCTTATTAGGAAAAAATATTTTAGGTACAGATTTCTCTCACGATTGCCATGTACAAGTAGGTGGTGGTGCTTATATCTGTGGAGAAGAAACAGCTTTATTAGAATCGCTGGAAGGCAAACGTGGAAATCCACGCATTAAGCCTCCGTTTCCTGCTGTTGCCGGGTTATGGGGCTGCCCTACGGTTGTAAATAACGTAGAAACAATTGCAGCTGTTTGTCCAATCGTGATGATGGGTGGCGAAGAATATGCAAAAATTGGTATCGGAAAATCTACAGGAACTAAATTAATTTCTGCATCAGGACATATTAACAAGCCGGGTGTTTATGAAATTGAATTAGGTGTACCCGTTGAAGAATTTATTTACAGCGAAGAATATTGTGGCGGGATTCGCAACGGTAAAAAGATGAAGGCCGTAGTTGCAGGAGGCTCTTCTGTACCTATTCTTCCAACAGAATTGATTTTAAAAACAGCAAAAGGCGAACCGCGTTTAATGACTTATGAAAGTCTTGGTGACGGTGGTTTTGCAACAGGCACGATGTTAGGTTCAGGTGGATTTATCGTAATGGATGAAGACACTAGTATCGTAAAAAATTTATTTACGTTTGCCCGTTTTTACCATCACGAATCTTGCGGACAATGTTCTCCTTGTCGCGAAGGAACAGGTTGGATGGAAAAGATCCTGAAGAAATTTTTAAATGGAACTGCGAATGAAAGTGATGTAGAATTGTTGTGGGACATTCAAAGTAAAATTGAAGGAAAAACGATTTGTCCTTTAGGCGAAGCTGCTGCATGGCCCGTGGCAGCTGCAATTCGTCATTTCAAGCATGAGTTTTTAGAAATTGCGAGAAATAAAAAATTCGTTGATATTTCGCATTATAACAGATTAAATCAAATTGTCGCTTAA
- a CDS encoding NADH-quinone oxidoreductase subunit C encodes MSKETLDKVNEKLMTQFPGLHLEAELLYNFPVFTVDHTKAHEILKFLKEDPELNFHFLTDLTGMQTADEKQLGVIYHLHNMPKNMRIRIKTFFDISKPEILTATDLWAGANWMERETYDFFGVRFTGHPNLVRILNVDEMDIFPMRKEYPLEDQTREDKEDKMFGR; translated from the coding sequence ATGAGTAAAGAAACACTGGACAAAGTAAATGAGAAGCTGATGACACAGTTCCCGGGCTTACACCTGGAAGCAGAGTTGTTATACAACTTTCCTGTATTTACAGTTGATCATACAAAGGCACATGAGATTCTTAAATTTTTAAAAGAAGATCCTGAATTAAATTTTCACTTCTTAACAGACCTTACAGGCATGCAAACCGCCGACGAAAAACAACTCGGGGTTATTTATCACCTGCACAACATGCCAAAAAATATGCGCATACGCATCAAAACATTTTTTGATATTAGTAAACCTGAAATTCTTACAGCTACTGACCTTTGGGCTGGTGCTAACTGGATGGAACGCGAGACGTATGATTTTTTCGGAGTACGTTTTACAGGCCATCCGAATTTAGTTCGCATTTTAAACGTGGATGAAATGGATATTTTCCCAATGCGGAAAGAGTATCCTTTGGAAGATCAAACCCGCGAAGACAAAGAGGATAAAATGTTTGGACGTTAA
- the mdh gene encoding malate dehydrogenase, with protein sequence MKVSVIGAGNVGATCAEYIALNRIASEVVILDIKENFAEGKALDLMQTATLNGFNTRITGSTNDYSKTANSKVVVVTSGIPRKPGMTREELIGINAGIVKTVTENVLKHSPDAIIIIVSNPMDTMTYLALKESKLPKNRIIGMGGILDSARFKTYLSLALDAPASDINGVVIGGHGDTTMIPLTRLASYTGVPVSQFLDAESLKKVAADTMVGGATLTGMLGTSAWYAPGAAVAALVNSIINDQKKLFPCCVALDGEYGQKDICLGVPVIIGKNGWEKIVDYKLTADEQAAFNKSADAVRSMNSVLAEMKA encoded by the coding sequence ATGAAAGTATCAGTTATTGGAGCAGGAAACGTAGGAGCTACATGTGCAGAATACATTGCCCTGAATCGCATTGCCAGCGAAGTAGTTATTTTAGACATTAAAGAAAATTTCGCAGAAGGTAAAGCATTGGATCTTATGCAAACCGCTACCTTAAACGGATTCAATACCCGTATTACAGGAAGCACAAACGATTACAGCAAAACAGCAAACTCTAAAGTTGTGGTTGTAACCAGCGGTATTCCTCGTAAACCAGGTATGACCCGTGAAGAATTAATTGGCATAAATGCTGGTATCGTTAAAACTGTAACTGAAAATGTTCTGAAACATTCTCCTGATGCTATTATTATCATTGTAAGTAATCCTATGGATACAATGACCTACTTAGCTTTAAAAGAAAGTAAATTACCAAAAAACAGAATTATCGGAATGGGTGGAATTTTAGACAGCGCCCGTTTTAAAACCTATTTATCTTTAGCATTAGACGCTCCTGCAAGCGACATTAACGGAGTGGTTATCGGTGGTCACGGCGATACCACTATGATTCCTTTAACACGTTTAGCTTCATACACTGGAGTTCCTGTTTCTCAATTTTTAGATGCTGAAAGTTTGAAAAAAGTTGCAGCTGACACAATGGTAGGTGGAGCAACTTTAACAGGTATGCTTGGAACCAGCGCCTGGTATGCTCCGGGAGCTGCAGTTGCTGCTTTGGTAAACAGTATTATTAACGATCAGAAAAAATTATTCCCTTGCTGCGTTGCATTAGATGGTGAGTACGGACAAAAAGACATTTGCCTTGGCGTGCCCGTTATCATTGGCAAAAACGGTTGGGAAAAAATCGTTGACTACAAATTAACTGCCGACGAACAAGCGGCATTCAACAAAAGCGCTGACGCTGTAAGAAGCATGAACAGTGTTTTAGCTGAAATGAAAGCTTAA
- a CDS encoding NAD(P)H-dependent oxidoreductase subunit E: MATVETIISHYPPEKRKSAMLPVLHVAQAEFGGWLSPEVMDYVADILRVKPIEVFEVASFYTMYNLKPMGKCVLEVCQTSSCWLNGAEDIVKYIEKKLNIKVGETSADGMFSLKVAECLGSCGTAPMMQCGASFHENLTYEKVDKILADYKAEGKLKSYTDKDYKNTL, encoded by the coding sequence ATGGCTACTGTTGAAACGATTATTTCACATTATCCTCCTGAAAAACGCAAGTCGGCTATGTTGCCTGTATTACACGTTGCACAAGCCGAATTTGGCGGTTGGTTAAGTCCAGAGGTAATGGATTATGTTGCAGATATTTTAAGAGTAAAACCCATTGAAGTTTTTGAAGTGGCATCTTTTTACACGATGTACAATTTAAAACCTATGGGTAAATGTGTTCTTGAAGTGTGCCAGACGAGTTCTTGCTGGTTAAATGGCGCAGAAGATATTGTAAAATACATCGAGAAAAAACTGAACATTAAAGTGGGCGAAACAAGTGCAGACGGAATGTTCTCTTTAAAAGTGGCAGAATGTTTAGGGTCTTGCGGAACCGCACCGATGATGCAGTGTGGGGCAAGCTTCCACGAAAATCTAACTTACGAAAAGGTAGATAAAATTCTGGCTGATTATAAAGCAGAAGGAAAGCTAAAAAGTTACACAGATAAGGATTATAAAAACACTTTATAA
- a CDS encoding NADH-quinone oxidoreductase subunit B (The point of entry for the majority of electrons that traverse the respiratory chain eventually resulting in the reduction of oxygen) → MSQEIIKKTKLEIAKTPEGIEGPGFFATKVDEVIGMARANSLWPLPFATSCCGIEFMATMGSHYDLARFGMERLSFSPRQADLLMVMGTIAKKMGPTLRQVYEQMAEPRWVLSVGACASSGGIFDTYSVLQGIDRIIPVDVYVPGCPPRPEQIIDGILKIQELAKNESGRRRHSPQYKDLMNSFGIE, encoded by the coding sequence ATGTCACAGGAAATTATAAAAAAAACAAAACTGGAGATTGCTAAAACGCCGGAAGGCATTGAAGGTCCTGGTTTTTTCGCTACTAAAGTAGATGAGGTTATTGGGATGGCACGCGCTAATTCTCTATGGCCACTTCCCTTTGCAACTTCATGTTGTGGGATCGAATTTATGGCAACCATGGGGTCTCATTACGATCTGGCCCGTTTTGGGATGGAACGTTTAAGTTTTTCGCCTCGCCAGGCCGATCTTTTAATGGTAATGGGAACTATCGCAAAAAAAATGGGGCCTACTTTAAGACAGGTTTACGAGCAAATGGCAGAGCCACGCTGGGTACTGAGTGTTGGTGCTTGCGCCAGTAGTGGCGGGATTTTTGACACTTACAGTGTTTTGCAGGGTATTGATAGAATTATTCCGGTAGATGTTTATGTTCCTGGCTGTCCTCCTCGTCCTGAGCAAATCATTGATGGTATTTTGAAAATCCAGGAATTAGCGAAGAATGAATCCGGTCGCAGACGCCACTCCCCGCAATACAAGGATTTAATGAACAGTTTTGGAATCGAATAA
- a CDS encoding NADH-quinone oxidoreductase subunit A, with product MSTDSPLDYLPIFIMFTIAVGFAVVSLIATHALGPKRKTKVKLESFECGIETQGNARVPFSIKYFLVAILFVLFDIEVIFMYPWAANFKELGLLGVIEVFSFIALLLVGFYYMLSKKALQWED from the coding sequence ATGAGTACTGATTCACCACTAGACTACCTACCCATTTTTATTATGTTTACAATTGCTGTGGGATTTGCTGTTGTGTCGTTAATTGCAACGCACGCACTAGGCCCAAAGCGCAAAACAAAAGTAAAATTAGAGTCGTTTGAGTGTGGAATCGAAACGCAAGGTAACGCCCGCGTGCCTTTCTCCATCAAGTATTTCCTGGTTGCTATCCTTTTCGTATTGTTCGATATAGAGGTTATTTTTATGTATCCATGGGCGGCCAATTTTAAAGAATTAGGATTACTTGGAGTAATAGAAGTTTTCAGCTTTATTGCCTTATTGCTGGTAGGATTTTATTACATGCTTTCAAAGAAAGCTTTGCAGTGGGAAGATTAA
- a CDS encoding Asp-tRNA(Asn)/Glu-tRNA(Gln) amidotransferase GatCAB subunit A has translation MYSFSSISQLQSDLKAGKVSCKSLVEQAISEIAKKKQLNAFLEVFEKSALEQATVIEEKIKAGTAGKLAGVIVGLKDNICYKGHKVSASSKILENFESLFSATVVEKLLAEDAIIIGRLNCDEFAMGSSNENSAFGKVLNPLNEKFVPGGSSGGSATAVAANLCHFALGSDTGGSIRQPASFTGTVGFKPTYGRVSRYGLIAYASSFDQIGPITKNVEDAALIMELISGKDSHDNTTSAEKVGAYSEELKSDKKYKIAYLKECMDSEGLDTEVKKAIFKHIEILRAAGHTVEAIDFPYLDYLVPTYYVLTTAEASSNLSRFSGIHYGHRTTNATDLESTYKKSRSEGFGKEVKRRIMLGTFVLSAGYYDAYYSKGQKVRRMIKDKTQEILKDFDFILTPSTPGTAFEFGKNSADPIKMYLEDIFTVQANIAGVPAISVPCGIHSNGLPMGLQLMANYFEEAKLLNLASKIKP, from the coding sequence GTGTATTCATTTTCAAGTATAAGTCAATTACAATCCGACCTAAAAGCAGGTAAGGTTAGCTGCAAAAGCCTTGTAGAACAAGCGATTTCAGAAATAGCTAAAAAAAAACAGTTAAATGCTTTTTTAGAGGTTTTTGAAAAATCAGCTCTTGAACAAGCAACTGTAATTGAAGAAAAAATTAAAGCCGGCACGGCAGGTAAACTCGCAGGTGTTATTGTAGGGTTAAAAGACAACATCTGCTATAAGGGACATAAAGTATCTGCTTCTTCGAAGATTCTTGAAAATTTTGAATCACTTTTTTCAGCCACTGTGGTAGAAAAATTATTAGCGGAAGACGCTATTATAATTGGCCGCTTAAATTGTGATGAGTTTGCCATGGGCAGTAGCAACGAAAACTCTGCGTTTGGAAAAGTGCTTAACCCATTAAACGAAAAATTTGTACCGGGTGGCTCATCCGGTGGCTCCGCTACTGCGGTTGCGGCAAACCTTTGTCATTTTGCTTTGGGATCTGATACAGGTGGATCTATTCGTCAGCCGGCCTCTTTTACAGGTACAGTAGGTTTTAAACCTACTTATGGAAGGGTATCCCGTTATGGTTTAATTGCCTATGCATCTTCTTTTGATCAAATTGGACCTATTACAAAAAATGTGGAAGACGCGGCCCTGATCATGGAATTGATCAGCGGAAAAGATAGTCATGATAATACGACCTCTGCTGAAAAGGTAGGAGCTTATAGTGAAGAATTAAAGTCTGACAAAAAATATAAGATTGCCTATTTAAAAGAATGCATGGATTCTGAAGGTCTTGATACTGAAGTAAAAAAAGCCATCTTTAAACATATTGAAATACTCAGGGCAGCGGGACATACTGTAGAAGCTATCGACTTTCCTTATCTCGATTACCTGGTTCCTACTTATTATGTTTTAACTACAGCTGAAGCCTCTTCTAATCTGTCTCGTTTTTCAGGAATTCATTATGGTCACCGTACCACCAATGCCACCGATCTTGAGAGTACTTATAAAAAATCGCGCAGCGAAGGTTTTGGAAAAGAAGTAAAGAGGCGTATAATGCTTGGTACTTTTGTGCTAAGCGCCGGTTACTACGATGCTTATTACAGCAAGGGCCAGAAGGTGAGAAGAATGATAAAAGATAAAACACAGGAAATTCTGAAAGACTTTGATTTTATTCTCACGCCATCAACGCCTGGAACAGCCTTTGAATTTGGAAAAAACAGTGCAGATCCCATTAAAATGTATCTTGAAGACATTTTTACTGTGCAGGCCAATATTGCCGGAGTTCCCGCCATATCAGTGCCATGCGGCATACATAGCAACGGTTTACCAATGGGCTTACAATTGATGGCCAACTATTTTGAGGAAGCCAAACTCCTGAATTTAGCTTCTAAAATTAAGCCTTAA
- a CDS encoding NADH-quinone oxidoreductase subunit NuoD: MSKKENTITPPPDTIEKEYTTLNLGPTHPATHGIFQNVLKMDGEIIHDAVPTCGYIHRAFEKLAERRPYAQITPLTDRMNYCSSPINNIGWHTTVEKLLQIEIPKRVDYLRVIIMELSRIADHIICNTIIGQDTGATTGFLYLFQWREHIYDIFESICGARLTTNICRIGGFDNEWSKITWDRINAFVKDFPAALTEFNKLLMRNKIFMDRTINCGPITAERALEYSFTGPNLRAAGVDYDVRVATPYCSYQDFDFKIPVGTSGDTYDRFTVRNEEMWQSLEIIKQAIKNLPAGPSHADVPDFFLPPKQEVYNNMEALIYHFKIVMGETEIPKGEVYHCVEGGNGELGFYLISDGGRTPFRLHFRRPCFIYYQAYPEMIKGGLLSDAILTMSSMNVIAGELDA, translated from the coding sequence ATGAGTAAAAAAGAAAATACGATTACACCCCCTCCTGATACAATTGAAAAAGAGTACACCACGCTGAACCTTGGGCCTACCCATCCTGCAACGCATGGTATTTTTCAGAATGTATTAAAAATGGACGGTGAAATTATTCACGATGCTGTTCCTACCTGCGGTTATATTCACAGAGCTTTTGAGAAGTTAGCTGAACGCAGACCATACGCGCAGATAACACCCCTTACTGATCGTATGAACTATTGTTCATCTCCCATCAATAATATTGGATGGCATACTACTGTCGAGAAATTGCTGCAGATAGAAATTCCGAAACGCGTAGATTATTTACGTGTAATTATCATGGAGCTTTCACGTATTGCCGATCATATTATCTGTAACACCATTATTGGCCAAGATACGGGCGCAACAACCGGCTTCCTCTATTTATTTCAATGGCGCGAACATATTTACGATATTTTCGAAAGTATCTGTGGAGCTCGTTTAACAACCAACATTTGCCGTATTGGTGGTTTTGATAATGAGTGGAGTAAAATCACCTGGGATCGCATTAATGCATTTGTAAAAGATTTTCCTGCTGCCTTAACCGAGTTCAACAAACTTTTAATGCGCAATAAGATTTTCATGGACAGAACAATTAACTGTGGTCCGATTACTGCAGAACGCGCGTTAGAATATAGCTTTACAGGTCCGAACCTTCGTGCTGCTGGCGTTGATTATGACGTACGCGTTGCTACACCTTATTGCTCATACCAGGATTTTGATTTTAAAATTCCGGTTGGAACGAGCGGTGATACTTACGATCGTTTCACGGTTCGTAACGAAGAAATGTGGCAATCTTTAGAGATCATCAAACAAGCTATTAAAAATTTGCCGGCTGGTCCTTCGCATGCCGATGTGCCTGATTTCTTTTTGCCACCAAAACAAGAAGTATACAATAACATGGAAGCTTTGATCTATCACTTTAAAATTGTGATGGGTGAAACAGAAATTCCTAAAGGCGAAGTTTATCACTGTGTAGAAGGAGGAAATGGAGAGTTAGGATTTTATTTGATCAGTGATGGCGGTAGAACACCATTTCGCCTGCATTTCCGCAGACCTTGTTTTATTTATTACCAGGCTTATCCTGAAATGATAAAAGGTGGTTTATTGTCAGATGCTATTCTTACTATGAGCAGTATGAATGTAATTGCGGGAGAATTAGACGCTTAA
- a CDS encoding Fe-S-binding domain-containing protein, translated as MKVTIDGKEIDVPKGTTILQAARMIGAEVAPPAMCYYSKLKTSGGYCRTCIVKVTQGSTANPTPMPKPVASCRTEVMDGMVVENFTNPEVLEARKGVVEFLLINHPLDCPVCDQAGECSLQDLGYGHGAAKTRYEFKRREFEMIDIGDKIKLHMNRCILCYRCVKTADQITDNRVHGVIARGDASEISTYIEKIIDNDFSGNVIDVCPVGALTDKTFRFKQRVWFTKPVDAHRNCPTCSGKTRVWLKGEEVVRVTARKDQWDEVEEFICNTCRYDHKQKSDWVIEGPSPITRASVISQNHYQNLNELKVQIMKQQEALGFMPLDKKP; from the coding sequence ATGAAAGTAACTATAGACGGAAAAGAAATTGATGTGCCTAAGGGAACAACCATTCTTCAGGCTGCCCGCATGATTGGCGCTGAGGTTGCACCGCCGGCGATGTGCTATTATTCCAAATTAAAAACCAGTGGCGGGTATTGCCGTACTTGTATTGTAAAAGTTACACAGGGAAGTACTGCCAATCCAACACCAATGCCTAAACCAGTTGCTTCATGCAGAACTGAGGTAATGGATGGTATGGTGGTTGAGAATTTTACAAATCCTGAAGTCTTAGAAGCACGTAAAGGTGTTGTTGAATTTTTATTGATCAATCATCCTTTAGATTGCCCGGTTTGTGACCAGGCGGGTGAGTGTAGCTTACAGGATTTGGGTTACGGACATGGGGCCGCAAAAACGCGTTACGAATTTAAACGTCGCGAGTTTGAAATGATCGACATCGGCGATAAAATTAAATTGCACATGAACCGTTGCATCCTATGCTACCGTTGTGTAAAAACCGCCGATCAAATTACGGATAACCGTGTGCATGGTGTTATTGCCCGTGGCGATGCCTCTGAAATCTCTACATATATTGAAAAAATAATTGATAACGATTTCTCTGGAAATGTTATTGATGTTTGTCCGGTTGGAGCTTTAACCGATAAAACATTCCGTTTTAAACAACGTGTATGGTTTACAAAACCAGTAGATGCGCATCGTAACTGTCCGACCTGTTCAGGTAAAACACGTGTGTGGTTAAAAGGCGAAGAAGTGGTTCGTGTTACAGCACGCAAAGATCAGTGGGATGAAGTAGAAGAATTTATTTGTAATACTTGCCGCTATGATCACAAGCAAAAAAGTGACTGGGTAATTGAAGGACCATCGCCTATAACACGTGCCTCGGTAATTTCTCAAAATCATTATCAGAATTTGAACGAGTTGAAGGTTCAAATCATGAAACAACAAGAAGCGCTGGGCTTTATGCCATTAGATAAAAAACCATAG
- a CDS encoding twin-arginine translocase TatA/TatE family subunit, with product MFILGILGGLGATEVIVILVIVLLMFGGKKIPELMKGLGRGIKDFKDASKGDSESSEIEKK from the coding sequence ATGTTTATATTAGGGATCTTAGGCGGTTTAGGCGCTACAGAAGTGATTGTAATCTTAGTAATTGTTTTATTAATGTTTGGAGGTAAAAAAATTCCGGAATTAATGAAAGGTTTGGGTCGCGGGATCAAAGATTTTAAAGATGCCAGCAAAGGCGACTCTGAAAGCAGCGAAATAGAAAAAAAGTAA